The Streptomyces sp. NBC_01317 genomic interval CTCGGCGCCCTCCCGGAGGTCCGCGACCTCGAAACCCGCGTCGAACAGGGCGCGGGCCTCCTCCTTCCGCCCCTCCGCGCCGAGCAGTTGGGCCTCCGCCAGCACAAAGGCGCCGCGCTCCCGCACGGACGGCGGCAGCCGGTCGTGGACGGCGCGTGCCTCGGCGGTACGGCGCGCCGCCAGCAGCGCGGCGACCGCCTCCCGCCCCAGCGCCGCGAACACCGCAGTCCAGGCCTCCCCGTGACCCCCGCCGTCCACGTCATCCCCGCCGCCCCCGCGCTCCCCCCAAAGATCCTCGAACGCCTCCGCGTACAGGTCGGCGGCCCGCTCCCGGTGGTCGCCCAACTGGTCCGCGACGGCCAGGCAGCGCAGCAACGGCCAGCGCGGGGCCGCCCGTTCGAGCCCGCGCTCCCAACTGCGCACCGCCTGGGCCAGATCGCCCGCGTGCCACTGCGCCACCCCGAGGTGGTACTCGGTGTGAGGGTCGGCGGGCGCGGTCTCCAGCATGTCCCGCCAGTGCGGGGCGACCAGCGTCGGCCCGGGCGGTACGTCCCGGCCCGGCGCCGGCAGCGCCCCGTTGGTCAGCAACTCCACCCAGGGCGCCTGCTCCTCGCCCAACGCGGCCTCCTCGAAGGGGGTGCCGGGCAGCTTGTGCCCCGCGCGCAGCACCTCCAGCGCGCCCCACCCCGACCCCACCGCCAGCGGCTCCCCCGGCCGTACGTCCGCGCAGGCCAGCCACGCCGTGTAGGCGGCGTCGACGTCCGCGCGCGGCAAAGCCGCCTCCAGCCGGTCCGCGACCTCCGCGCGGGCCGCGCCCCAGTCGGCGCCGTGCACCGTCCCGGGGTCCGTGGCGAGCGGACCGTACGCCTCCAGCCAGCTGAACTCCCCGCCCGCTTCGAGCGGTACATGCTCCAGCTGTGTCCGGGCCAGGCCCGCCTGGATCTCCGCGTAACCGGGCGTGCCCGGCTCGGTGAGCCAGCTCTGCCAGCGCCGGCCGCCCCGGCCCGCGCCCCATACGAAGAGCTTGCGGCCGCGCAGTGTGTCGGTCGACGTCTGGACAAGCCCTTGCCCGGCGCCGTCCAGGGACGCGATCCATTTCCGTTCCCCGGCGGGGACTTCGTAGAAGTAGTCGGCCGGGAACGTGCTGCGCGGCGGGTAGGTGACGTCGGTGCCCGCGACCTCGGGCACGGGGACCCGGCGCAGGTCACGCTCGTACCCGAAGTGCCACGCCTCCGTCGCCGGGGCCAGGACGCGCGTGTGCTCGTCCTCCTCGACGGCGATGTTGGACCACCAGTAGACGGGCGCGGTCCGCTCGTGCGGATTGCGGATCCGTACGCCGACATAGAGGAAGTCCGAGCCGTCCGGCAGCCACAGGTCCACCTGGAACGGCAGGTCGCGCAGCCG includes:
- a CDS encoding DUF5107 domain-containing protein; the protein is MATSVRRAVLTLPTAPLGPENPLPALRALDETHTVDDRVKRGMPRDMARQVGYAPLRTVLPVRILDGYGRERTSTDLDALIIENDRLRVTVLPGLGGRIHSLHHKPTGRELVYRNPVMQPACFALNGAWFSGGIEWNVGATGHTTLSCAPLHAALVPAPDGGEMLRLWEWERLRDLPFQVDLWLPDGSDFLYVGVRIRNPHERTAPVYWWSNIAVEEDEHTRVLAPATEAWHFGYERDLRRVPVPEVAGTDVTYPPRSTFPADYFYEVPAGERKWIASLDGAGQGLVQTSTDTLRGRKLFVWGAGRGGRRWQSWLTEPGTPGYAEIQAGLARTQLEHVPLEAGGEFSWLEAYGPLATDPGTVHGADWGAARAEVADRLEAALPRADVDAAYTAWLACADVRPGEPLAVGSGWGALEVLRAGHKLPGTPFEEAALGEEQAPWVELLTNGALPAPGRDVPPGPTLVAPHWRDMLETAPADPHTEYHLGVAQWHAGDLAQAVRSWERGLERAAPRWPLLRCLAVADQLGDHRERAADLYAEAFEDLWGERGGGGDDVDGGGHGEAWTAVFAALGREAVAALLAARRTAEARAVHDRLPPSVRERGAFVLAEAQLLGAEGRKEEARALFDAGFEVADLREGAETLNELWAELTDDPLPDAYEYRMRP